One genomic window of Actinoplanes lobatus includes the following:
- a CDS encoding 3-oxoacid CoA-transferase subunit A, translating to MKTRTTDALTAVKEINDGDTVLVGGFGMAGMPVELIDALIEHGAGDLTIVSNNAGNGDTGLAALIAAGRVRKMVCSFPRQADSWHFDGMYRAGKIELELVPQGNLAERMRAAGAGIGAFYCPTGVGTPIAEGRETRVIDGREYVLEYPIHGDVALIRAHVADRLGNLVYRKTARNFGPVMATAAKLTIAQVSRIVEIGELDPENIVTPSIYVNRLVEVPR from the coding sequence GTGAAGACACGCACAACCGACGCGCTGACCGCGGTCAAGGAGATCAACGACGGGGACACGGTCCTCGTCGGCGGGTTCGGCATGGCCGGGATGCCGGTCGAGCTGATCGACGCGCTGATCGAGCACGGCGCCGGCGACCTCACCATCGTCAGCAACAACGCCGGGAACGGGGACACCGGCCTGGCCGCGCTGATCGCCGCGGGACGCGTACGAAAAATGGTCTGCTCCTTTCCGCGCCAAGCGGACTCCTGGCACTTCGACGGCATGTACCGGGCCGGAAAGATCGAGCTGGAGCTGGTCCCGCAGGGCAACCTGGCCGAGCGGATGCGCGCGGCCGGCGCCGGGATCGGCGCCTTCTACTGCCCGACCGGCGTCGGCACCCCGATCGCCGAGGGGCGGGAGACGAGGGTCATCGACGGCCGCGAGTACGTCCTGGAGTACCCGATCCACGGCGACGTCGCCCTGATCCGCGCGCACGTCGCCGACCGGCTCGGCAACCTCGTCTACCGCAAGACGGCCCGCAACTTCGGCCCGGTCATGGCGACCGCCGCCAAGCTAACGATCGCCCAGGTGTCGAGGATCGTCGAGATCGGCGAACTCGACCCGGAGAACATCGTGACCCCCTCCATCTACGTGAACCGGCTCGTGGAGGTCCCGCGATGA
- a CDS encoding IclR family transcriptional regulator, giving the protein MGATVTSRALAILGAFDGEHRSLSLTDLARRADLPLATAHRLVGELQRWGALAREPNGEYVIGRRIWQLGLLAPVQSGLRQAASPFLHDLYGTTLATVHLAVRDGLQVLYVERLAGHVSVPVVSRVGSRLPMHATGVGKVLLAYAPEEVRMEVLQNLTRITAYTVTQPARLLEQLRRVRAEGYSTTGEEMSLGACSVAVPVRSGDTVVAALGMVVPDLRRQLPRLVSALQVAAHGIGRTLTGDPSIQWK; this is encoded by the coding sequence GTGGGGGCCACTGTCACGTCCCGCGCGCTGGCCATCCTCGGCGCCTTCGACGGCGAGCACCGCAGCCTCTCCCTGACCGATCTGGCGCGCCGTGCCGATCTGCCGCTGGCGACCGCGCATCGCCTGGTCGGTGAGTTGCAGCGGTGGGGTGCGCTGGCGCGCGAGCCGAACGGCGAGTACGTGATCGGCCGGCGGATCTGGCAACTCGGGCTGCTCGCGCCGGTGCAGAGCGGCCTGCGCCAGGCCGCGTCCCCATTTTTGCATGATCTGTACGGAACCACCCTCGCGACCGTGCACCTGGCCGTCCGTGACGGTCTCCAGGTCCTGTACGTGGAACGCCTGGCCGGCCACGTCTCGGTGCCGGTGGTGAGCCGGGTCGGGTCCCGCCTGCCGATGCACGCCACCGGGGTCGGCAAGGTGCTGCTCGCCTACGCCCCGGAGGAGGTCCGCATGGAGGTGCTCCAGAACCTCACCCGGATCACCGCCTACACCGTCACCCAGCCCGCCCGCCTGCTGGAACAGTTGCGCCGGGTCCGCGCCGAGGGGTACTCCACCACCGGCGAGGAGATGAGCCTGGGCGCCTGCTCGGTGGCGGTGCCGGTGCGCAGCGGCGACACCGTGGTGGCGGCCCTCGGCATGGTGGTGCCCGACCTGCGCCGGCAACTGCCCCGGCTGGTCTCCGCCCTCCAGGTGGCGGCGCACGGCATCGGCCGGACCCTCACCGGTGATCCTTCCATTCAGTGGAAATAG
- a CDS encoding lyase family protein, producing MSDLLWPGDERAGDLFTDAAVCAAMVRAEAAWLAALVLHGVAAPDARDDLNGLIGPDDVAAVAAGAESGGNPLIPLLKLLRKRLGARNPAAASWLHRGLTSQDVVDTGLALCLRDAADRIGDDLAAQATTLARLAEEHRDTPMAGRTLTQHAVPITFGLKAAGWLTGVLDARDRLAAVSDLPLQVGGAAGSLAAPVALSGSAVVVGDLIETTAETLGLPVRDPWHTARAPLTGLADAMVTCTDAWGRIANDVLVAARPEIHELSEGTVAGRGGSSAMPNKQNPVLSVLVKRAALAAPFLAATVHAGAAAAVDERPDGGWHVEWATLRTLARRTVTAGSQTAELLAGLQVETAWMTANLTAARPGIDAEQRSINPGAASGEPYPGTTDRIIDAAIARAKEHR from the coding sequence GTGAGCGATCTGTTGTGGCCCGGTGACGAGCGGGCCGGTGACCTCTTCACGGACGCGGCCGTGTGTGCGGCCATGGTCCGTGCCGAGGCCGCCTGGCTGGCCGCGCTCGTGCTGCACGGCGTCGCCGCCCCGGACGCCCGGGACGACCTGAACGGGCTGATCGGCCCGGACGACGTGGCGGCGGTGGCGGCCGGCGCCGAGTCCGGCGGCAACCCGCTCATCCCGCTGCTCAAGCTCCTCCGCAAACGGCTCGGAGCGCGTAACCCGGCCGCCGCGTCCTGGCTGCACCGGGGCCTCACCAGCCAGGACGTGGTGGACACCGGGCTGGCGCTGTGCCTGCGCGACGCCGCCGACCGGATCGGCGACGACCTGGCCGCCCAGGCCACGACCCTGGCCCGGCTCGCCGAGGAGCACCGGGACACCCCGATGGCCGGACGCACGCTGACCCAGCACGCCGTACCGATCACCTTCGGTCTCAAAGCCGCCGGCTGGCTGACCGGCGTGCTGGACGCCCGGGACCGCCTGGCCGCCGTCTCGGACCTGCCGTTGCAGGTCGGCGGCGCGGCCGGCAGCCTGGCCGCGCCGGTCGCCCTGTCCGGCTCCGCGGTGGTGGTCGGCGACCTGATCGAGACCACCGCGGAGACCCTCGGCCTGCCGGTGCGCGACCCCTGGCACACCGCCCGGGCGCCGCTCACCGGCCTCGCCGACGCCATGGTGACCTGCACCGACGCGTGGGGGCGGATCGCCAACGACGTGCTCGTCGCCGCCCGGCCGGAGATCCACGAGCTGTCCGAGGGCACGGTCGCCGGGCGCGGCGGCTCGTCGGCCATGCCGAACAAGCAGAACCCGGTGCTGTCCGTCCTGGTCAAGCGGGCCGCGCTGGCCGCCCCGTTCCTGGCCGCGACCGTGCACGCGGGCGCGGCCGCCGCCGTCGACGAGCGGCCGGACGGCGGCTGGCACGTCGAATGGGCCACCCTGCGCACGCTGGCCCGCCGCACCGTGACGGCCGGCTCGCAGACCGCCGAGCTGCTGGCCGGGCTCCAGGTGGAGACCGCCTGGATGACCGCCAACCTGACCGCGGCCCGGCCCGGGATCGACGCCGAACAGCGGTCGATCAACCCGGGCGCGGCCTCCGGCGAGCCCTACCCGGGCACCACCGACCGGATCATCGACGCCGCCATCGCCCGTGCGAAGGAGCACCGCTGA
- a CDS encoding 4-hydroxybenzoate 3-monooxygenase, whose translation MRTQVAIIGAGPAGLLLSHLLAQGGVSSVVLETRSEEYVAARIRAGILEHSSVELLESVGLGSRLRAEGDQHRGIYLQWPGERHHLDFVDLTGRSVWVYGQTEVQKDLIAARHADGQEIHYEVSGVELHDVTSDRPYVIFTDKSGQMQRLDAAFVAGCDGSFGPSRQAVPAAKAYEKVYPYSWFGILADVAPSTDELIYAWHPNGFALHSMRSDSVSRLYLQVPNGTDPRSWSDDRIWEELSTRLGHGQNGWKLNPGPITDKSVLPMRSYVQTPMRHGNLFLAGDAAHIVPPTGAKGLNLAIADVAMLGKALIASLKEKNPALADRYSDDAQRRVWRCTHFSWWMTTMLHTSGDPFDAELQLSQLRWVAGSRAGATGLAENYAGLPIGY comes from the coding sequence ATGCGTACCCAGGTCGCCATCATCGGCGCCGGCCCGGCCGGACTTCTGCTCTCCCACCTCCTCGCCCAGGGCGGGGTCTCCTCGGTGGTCCTGGAGACCCGCTCCGAGGAGTACGTCGCGGCCCGGATCCGGGCCGGCATCCTGGAGCACTCCAGCGTCGAGCTGCTGGAGTCGGTGGGGCTCGGGTCCCGGCTGCGGGCCGAGGGTGACCAGCACCGGGGCATCTACCTCCAGTGGCCGGGCGAACGGCACCACCTGGACTTCGTCGACCTGACCGGGCGCAGCGTGTGGGTCTACGGGCAGACCGAGGTGCAGAAGGATCTGATCGCGGCCCGCCATGCCGACGGTCAGGAGATCCACTACGAGGTGTCGGGGGTCGAGCTGCATGACGTGACTTCCGACCGGCCATATGTGATATTTACCGATAAATCTGGACAGATGCAGCGCCTTGATGCCGCTTTCGTGGCCGGTTGCGACGGCTCGTTCGGGCCCAGCCGGCAGGCCGTGCCCGCCGCGAAGGCGTATGAAAAGGTCTACCCGTACTCCTGGTTCGGGATCCTCGCCGACGTCGCCCCGTCCACCGACGAGCTGATCTACGCCTGGCACCCGAACGGCTTCGCCCTGCACTCGATGCGCTCGGACAGCGTCAGCCGCCTCTACCTCCAGGTCCCCAACGGCACCGACCCGCGGTCCTGGTCCGACGACCGGATCTGGGAGGAGCTGTCCACCCGGCTCGGGCACGGGCAGAACGGCTGGAAACTCAACCCCGGCCCGATCACCGACAAGAGCGTCCTGCCGATGCGCAGCTACGTGCAGACGCCGATGCGGCACGGCAACCTGTTCCTGGCCGGCGACGCGGCACACATCGTCCCGCCGACCGGCGCCAAGGGCCTCAACCTGGCGATCGCCGACGTGGCAATGCTCGGTAAGGCACTCATCGCGTCACTGAAGGAGAAGAACCCGGCGCTTGCCGACCGTTACTCGGACGACGCGCAGCGCCGGGTCTGGCGGTGCACCCACTTCTCCTGGTGGATGACGACGATGCTGCACACCTCCGGCGACCCGTTCGACGCCGAGCTACAGCTCTCGCAACTACGCTGGGTCGCCGGCAGCCGGGCCGGAGCCACCGGCCTCGCCGAGAACTACGCCGGGCTTCCCATCGGGTACTGA
- the pcaDC gene encoding bifunctional 3-oxoadipate enol-lactonase/4-carboxymuconolactone decarboxylase PcaDC encodes MLTATTFTDAPGRPLLLLGPSVGTTAETLWARCAARLYGRYHVVGWDLPGHGRSAPATGPYTIADLAREVLALAGRIRPGEAFGYAGDSIGGAVGLQLLLDAPERVTAAALLCTGARIGEAPMWHDRAKLVRAEGMEPVVAGSRERWFAPGFTGAEPLIAALRATDTESYARACEALAEFDVRDRLAEIAAPVLAVAGGHDKPTPVDSLAAIADGVLHGRLVVLDDVAHLAPAEAPEVVATLLDQHFDELRATGISVRREVLGPAHVDRATAGTTAFTRDFQDMITRYAWAEIWTRPGLERRDRSLITLTALIALGHHEELAMHVRAARTNGLSDDEIKELILQTAIYCGVPAANTAFRIAQRVLTELDEEQHQ; translated from the coding sequence TTGCTGACCGCGACCACCTTCACCGACGCCCCCGGCCGGCCGTTGCTGCTGCTCGGGCCGTCGGTGGGGACCACCGCCGAGACGCTGTGGGCACGCTGCGCCGCCCGCCTCTACGGCCGTTACCACGTGGTGGGCTGGGATCTGCCCGGCCATGGCCGCAGCGCCCCGGCGACCGGCCCGTACACCATCGCCGACCTGGCCCGGGAGGTGCTCGCGCTGGCCGGGCGGATCCGGCCGGGGGAGGCCTTCGGCTACGCCGGCGACTCGATCGGCGGCGCCGTCGGCCTGCAACTCCTGCTGGACGCGCCCGAGCGGGTGACCGCGGCCGCGCTGCTCTGCACCGGCGCGCGGATCGGCGAGGCGCCGATGTGGCACGACCGGGCGAAACTGGTCCGGGCCGAGGGCATGGAGCCGGTGGTCGCCGGATCCCGGGAGCGCTGGTTCGCGCCCGGATTCACCGGCGCCGAGCCGCTGATCGCGGCGCTGCGGGCCACCGACACGGAGAGCTACGCGCGGGCGTGCGAGGCGCTGGCCGAGTTCGACGTCCGCGACCGGCTCGCCGAGATCGCCGCCCCGGTGCTGGCGGTGGCCGGCGGGCACGACAAGCCGACCCCGGTGGACAGCCTGGCCGCCATCGCGGACGGCGTCCTGCACGGCCGCCTGGTGGTCCTCGACGACGTCGCCCACCTGGCCCCGGCCGAGGCCCCGGAGGTCGTCGCCACCCTGCTCGACCAGCACTTCGACGAGCTGCGCGCGACCGGCATCAGCGTCCGCCGGGAGGTGCTCGGGCCGGCGCACGTGGACCGGGCCACCGCCGGGACCACCGCGTTCACCCGCGACTTCCAGGACATGATCACCCGGTACGCGTGGGCCGAGATCTGGACCCGCCCCGGCCTGGAACGGCGGGACCGCTCGCTGATCACCCTGACCGCCCTGATCGCTCTCGGACACCACGAGGAGCTGGCCATGCACGTACGGGCGGCCCGCACCAACGGCCTGTCCGACGACGAGATCAAGGAACTGATCCTCCAGACCGCGATCTACTGTGGCGTTCCCGCCGCCAACACCGCCTTCCGGATCGCCCAGCGCGTCCTGACCGAGCTCGACGAGGAGCAGCACCAGTGA
- a CDS encoding thiolase family protein, which produces MTDSFVYAAARTPFGRYSGALADVRPDDLAATALTGLLAKAPDLDPGRIDDVYWGNANGAGEDNRNVGRMAVLLAGLPTSVPASTVNRLCGSSLDAAIIGSRAIAAGDAEIVVIGGVESMTRAPWVLPKPSRAFPAGNLEAVSTTLGWRLVNPRMPAEWTISLGECNEQLGEKYGISRDRQDAFAARSHQLADKAWNDGFYDSLTVPAGDLTRDEGIRPDSSAEKLAKLKPSFRREGTITAGNASPLNDGAGAVLLGTAAAAFHIGFDPIARIAGRGAHALDPQDFGFAPVQAAEKALRQAGIGWSDVGAVELNEAFAVQSLACVDAWGIDPGIVNTRGGAIAIGHPLGASGARILGTLAHVLRERNQRWGVAAICIGVGQALAVVLENCTQ; this is translated from the coding sequence GTGACCGATTCGTTCGTCTACGCCGCCGCCCGTACCCCGTTCGGCCGCTACTCCGGCGCCCTCGCCGACGTGCGCCCCGACGACCTGGCCGCCACCGCCCTGACCGGCCTGCTCGCCAAGGCCCCGGACCTGGACCCCGGCCGCATCGACGACGTCTACTGGGGCAACGCCAACGGCGCCGGCGAGGACAACCGCAACGTCGGCCGGATGGCCGTGCTGCTCGCCGGCCTGCCCACCAGCGTCCCGGCGTCGACCGTGAACCGGCTCTGCGGCTCCAGCCTGGACGCCGCCATCATCGGCTCCCGGGCGATCGCCGCCGGGGACGCCGAGATCGTGGTGATCGGCGGCGTCGAGTCGATGACCCGGGCCCCGTGGGTGCTGCCGAAACCGTCCCGCGCCTTCCCGGCCGGCAACCTGGAGGCGGTCTCCACCACGCTCGGCTGGCGCCTGGTCAACCCGCGGATGCCGGCCGAGTGGACGATCTCGCTGGGTGAGTGCAACGAGCAGCTGGGGGAGAAGTACGGCATCTCCCGGGACCGGCAGGACGCGTTCGCGGCCCGTTCCCACCAGCTCGCCGACAAGGCCTGGAACGACGGCTTCTACGACTCCCTGACCGTGCCGGCCGGTGACCTGACCAGGGACGAGGGCATCCGGCCCGACAGCAGCGCCGAGAAGCTCGCCAAACTCAAGCCGTCCTTCCGCAGGGAGGGGACGATCACCGCCGGCAACGCCTCCCCGCTCAACGACGGCGCCGGGGCCGTGCTGCTCGGCACCGCGGCCGCCGCCTTCCACATCGGCTTCGACCCGATCGCCCGGATCGCCGGCCGCGGCGCGCACGCCCTCGACCCGCAGGACTTCGGGTTCGCCCCGGTCCAGGCCGCCGAGAAGGCGCTGCGGCAGGCCGGCATCGGCTGGTCCGACGTCGGCGCGGTCGAACTCAACGAGGCGTTCGCCGTACAGTCGCTGGCCTGCGTCGACGCCTGGGGCATCGACCCGGGGATCGTCAACACCCGCGGCGGCGCCATCGCCATCGGCCACCCGCTCGGCGCGTCCGGCGCCCGGATCCTCGGCACCCTCGCCCACGTGCTGCGCGAACGCAACCAGCGCTGGGGTGTCGCGGCCATCTGTATCGGCGTGGGCCAGGCCCTCGCCGTCGTCCTGGAGAACTGCACTCAGTGA
- the pcaH gene encoding protocatechuate 3,4-dioxygenase subunit beta: MESSQADINREIEAAAQQSGGPQPKIDYAPYRSSILRHPKQPAHLIDPEAVELWAPAFGHRDVADDEADLTIQHAGTPLGERIVVTGRVLDGDGRPVAGQLVEVWQANAAGRYRHQRDQHPAPHDPNFTGVGRMLTGPDGTYRFQTIKPGPYPWRNHINAWRPAHIHFSIFGTDFTQRLVTQMYFPGDPLFPLDPIYQSITDPKARELLIAQYDHDVTTPEWSTGYRWDIVLTGTHRTPLESDTEEEVK; the protein is encoded by the coding sequence ATGGAGTCGTCACAAGCTGACATCAACAGGGAGATCGAGGCGGCGGCCCAGCAATCGGGCGGGCCCCAGCCGAAGATCGACTACGCCCCGTACCGGAGCAGCATCCTCCGGCACCCCAAGCAGCCGGCACACCTGATCGACCCGGAGGCGGTCGAGCTGTGGGCCCCGGCCTTCGGTCACCGTGACGTCGCCGACGACGAGGCCGACCTGACCATCCAGCACGCCGGCACCCCGCTGGGCGAGCGGATCGTGGTCACCGGCCGGGTCCTCGACGGCGACGGCCGCCCGGTCGCCGGCCAGCTCGTCGAGGTGTGGCAGGCCAACGCCGCGGGCCGCTACCGGCACCAGCGCGACCAGCACCCGGCGCCGCACGACCCGAACTTCACCGGAGTGGGCCGGATGCTCACCGGGCCGGACGGGACCTACCGGTTCCAGACCATCAAGCCGGGACCGTACCCGTGGCGCAACCACATCAACGCGTGGCGGCCCGCCCACATCCACTTCTCGATCTTCGGCACCGACTTCACCCAGCGCCTGGTCACCCAGATGTACTTCCCGGGCGACCCGCTGTTCCCGCTCGACCCGATCTACCAGTCGATCACCGACCCCAAGGCGCGGGAACTGCTGATCGCCCAGTACGACCACGACGTGACCACCCCGGAGTGGAGCACCGGCTACCGCTGGGACATCGTTCTCACCGGCACCCACCGCACTCCGCTGGAGTCCGACACCGAGGAAGAAGTCAAATGA
- a CDS encoding 3-oxoacid CoA-transferase subunit B: MKTAELAQLIAADIPEGAYVNLGIGQPTSIARYLKPDSGVILHTENGMLGMGEVVPDEEADRDLTNAGKQPVTELPGAAYFHHADSFAMMRGGHLDVCVMGAFQVSADGDLANWHTGAPDAIPAVGGAMDLAVGAKEVWVMMTLFTKTGEPKLVPACTYPLTGKACVTRVYTDVATFLITPDGVQVRDTHGITVDDLTARLDVPLLAP; the protein is encoded by the coding sequence ATGAAGACCGCCGAACTCGCCCAGCTCATCGCCGCGGACATCCCCGAGGGCGCCTACGTCAACCTCGGCATCGGCCAGCCCACGTCGATCGCCCGATACTTGAAACCGGACAGCGGCGTCATCCTGCACACCGAGAACGGCATGCTCGGCATGGGCGAGGTGGTGCCCGACGAGGAGGCCGACCGGGACCTCACCAACGCCGGAAAACAGCCGGTCACCGAACTGCCCGGCGCCGCCTACTTCCACCACGCCGACAGCTTCGCCATGATGCGCGGCGGCCACCTCGACGTCTGCGTGATGGGCGCCTTCCAGGTGTCCGCCGACGGCGACCTGGCCAACTGGCACACCGGCGCACCGGACGCCATCCCCGCGGTCGGCGGCGCCATGGACCTCGCGGTCGGCGCCAAGGAGGTCTGGGTGATGATGACCCTCTTCACCAAGACCGGCGAGCCGAAACTCGTTCCGGCCTGCACCTACCCGTTGACCGGCAAGGCGTGCGTGACCCGCGTCTACACCGACGTGGCCACCTTCCTGATCACCCCCGACGGCGTCCAGGTCCGCGACACCCACGGGATCACCGTCGACGACCTGACCGCCCGCCTCGACGTGCCCCTGCTGGCCCCCTGA
- the pcaG gene encoding protocatechuate 3,4-dioxygenase subunit alpha — protein MSAVPGQTVGPFFHLGLEYDGMNELVPPGHPRALRLHGHVYDGAGDPVPDAVIEIWQADPQGHILRQPGSLRRDGWTFTGWGRAATGPDGHYQFTTLEPGATEPGKAPFFAVTVFARGLLDRLFTRAYLPDDPDVLANDTLLESVAPDRRATLIARRDPDGAVFDIRLQGDDETIFLTYPRLRDAWA, from the coding sequence ATGAGCGCGGTTCCCGGGCAGACCGTCGGCCCCTTCTTCCACCTGGGGCTGGAGTACGACGGCATGAACGAGCTGGTCCCCCCGGGCCACCCGCGGGCGCTGCGCCTGCACGGCCACGTCTACGACGGCGCCGGTGACCCGGTCCCGGACGCGGTCATCGAGATCTGGCAGGCCGACCCGCAGGGCCACATCCTGCGCCAGCCCGGCTCGCTGCGCCGCGACGGCTGGACCTTCACCGGCTGGGGCCGCGCCGCCACCGGCCCGGACGGGCACTACCAGTTCACCACCCTGGAACCGGGCGCCACCGAGCCCGGAAAGGCGCCGTTCTTCGCCGTCACGGTCTTCGCCCGCGGCCTGCTCGACCGCCTGTTCACCCGGGCCTACCTGCCGGACGACCCGGACGTCCTGGCCAACGACACCCTGCTGGAGTCGGTCGCGCCGGACCGCCGCGCCACGCTGATCGCGCGCCGCGATCCGGACGGCGCCGTCTTCGACATCCGCCTCCAGGGCGACGACGAGACGATCTTCCTCACCTACCCGCGCCTTCGCGACGCATGGGCCTGA